In Anaerolineales bacterium, one DNA window encodes the following:
- a CDS encoding winged helix-turn-helix domain-containing protein, whose amino-acid sequence MEERRLEGGRLLKAGKMSKAEISRHLGVSRATVGQWARIIETKGMRGLQKRKAAGSEPKLSNPQKQSLKRKLERGALANGYPTDRWTLDRVQKLIKREFDVTYHPNYLNRLLRKLGFSPQKPMPQAIEQEKELVEAWLLGDWPRIKKVTSSQSKNRILG is encoded by the coding sequence ATGGAAGAAAGACGGCTTGAAGGTGGACGGCTGTTGAAAGCTGGAAAAATGTCAAAAGCCGAAATCTCAAGACACCTCGGAGTAAGCCGGGCCACGGTCGGCCAATGGGCCAGAATCATAGAAACAAAAGGTATGCGCGGACTCCAAAAAAGAAAAGCGGCTGGTAGCGAGCCGAAGTTGAGTAATCCACAAAAGCAAAGCTTAAAGAGGAAGCTGGAACGAGGGGCTTTGGCGAATGGATATCCAACTGATCGCTGGACATTGGACCGTGTCCAAAAATTGATCAAAAGAGAATTTGATGTCACTTATCATCCGAATTACCTCAATCGATTGTTGCGCAAACTAGGTTTCAGTCCACAAAAGCCAATGCCACAGGCTATTGAACAGGAAAAAGAGTTAGTGGAAGCTTGGTTGCTAGGAGATTGGCCAAGGATAAAAAAAGTCACATCGTCTCAAAGCAAAAATCGTATTTTGGGATGA
- the dapA gene encoding 4-hydroxy-tetrahydrodipicolinate synthase, translated as MQLKGIYAPIVTPFNADESINYPVLEQLIEYLIANKIAGLVPGGTTGEVYAFTEQERLDIFKFTKEKVNGRVTLIAGTNSGATRDVVRYSQIAEEMGYDALMVAVPPYSRPNQRELLSHYEAVAKAVKIPIVLYNFPWRAGTEVSYEVMDGLTKYDHVIGIKEASGDMSRVYEFRLRYGDRYQMICGSDDQALDYFLWGSTAWIGGAASCAPLEHHNVLEAALNNDFVAARAHMEKLMPLLRNMESGGYTQKVKLGCELRGIPVGNPRQPLLPLTDEDKAEFEKIFKAIS; from the coding sequence ATGCAACTCAAAGGAATATACGCCCCCATCGTCACCCCCTTCAACGCGGACGAAAGCATCAACTACCCCGTCCTCGAGCAACTGATCGAATACCTGATTGCCAACAAGATCGCAGGGCTTGTCCCAGGCGGCACCACGGGCGAAGTCTACGCCTTCACCGAACAGGAACGGCTGGACATTTTCAAATTCACCAAAGAAAAGGTCAATGGGCGGGTGACGCTTATTGCAGGCACAAACTCTGGCGCCACGCGCGACGTCGTCCGCTACTCGCAGATCGCCGAAGAGATGGGCTACGACGCGCTCATGGTCGCCGTCCCGCCGTATTCACGTCCAAACCAGCGCGAACTGCTCTCACATTACGAAGCCGTCGCCAAAGCCGTCAAAATTCCCATCGTGCTCTACAACTTCCCCTGGCGCGCGGGCACCGAAGTCAGCTACGAAGTGATGGACGGTCTGACCAAATACGACCACGTCATCGGCATCAAGGAAGCCAGCGGCGACATGTCCCGCGTCTACGAGTTCCGCCTGCGCTACGGCGACCGCTATCAAATGATCTGCGGCTCCGACGACCAGGCGCTCGACTACTTCCTGTGGGGCTCCACCGCATGGATCGGCGGCGCCGCCTCCTGCGCTCCGCTCGAACATCACAACGTCCTCGAAGCTGCGCTCAACAACGACTTCGTGGCAGCCCGGGCGCACATGGAAAAACTCATGCCCCTGCTCCGCAACATGGAAAGCGGCGGCTACACCCAAAAGGTCAAACTCGGCTGCGAACTGCGCGGCATCCCCGTTGGAAATCCAAGACAGCCGTTGCTTCCACTCACTGACGAAGATAAAGCTGAATTCGAAAAAATCTTCAAGGCTATAAGTTAA
- a CDS encoding MoaD/ThiS family protein, translated as MQVCFYANMRTVIGASSLDVDDTRVDTFRKLLAHLTELYPEARFHLLDEGGGLRQDVPVYVDGRNPRLTTAGIDTPLQPDSIVSFFSPISSGRMNVEVLREPNFGKRSEE; from the coding sequence ATGCAAGTCTGTTTTTATGCCAATATGCGTACCGTGATTGGAGCATCATCCCTCGATGTGGATGATACGCGGGTGGACACCTTCCGCAAACTGCTTGCCCACCTCACCGAACTATACCCCGAAGCCAGATTCCACCTGCTTGACGAGGGTGGCGGTCTGCGTCAGGATGTGCCTGTCTATGTGGATGGACGGAACCCGCGTCTGACTACGGCGGGAATTGATACCCCCCTCCAACCTGATTCCATCGTCAGTTTTTTCTCGCCCATCTCCAGCGGACGGATGAACGTGGAAGTATTGCGTGAGCCCAATTTTGGAAAGAGGAGTGAAGAATGA
- a CDS encoding GNAT family N-acetyltransferase encodes MQILTFDGQDERLRRQMAQLLVDAFREHWLAAWSTFDEGMEEVEEMLEAERICRAALDDDGNLLGMIGGIPQYDGKVWELHPLAVQPHVQGRGIGRALVVDFEEQVRQRGGLTVMLGTDDEDGMTSLSNVDLYDDLWGKVRDIRNLKGHPYEFYQKMGYAITGVVPDANGIGKPDILMSKRVGE; translated from the coding sequence ATGCAAATCCTGACATTCGACGGGCAGGACGAGCGGCTGAGGCGTCAGATGGCGCAGTTACTGGTGGATGCCTTCCGCGAGCATTGGTTGGCGGCGTGGAGCACGTTTGACGAGGGGATGGAGGAAGTGGAGGAGATGCTGGAGGCGGAGCGCATCTGCCGCGCGGCACTGGATGATGATGGGAATTTGCTCGGCATGATTGGCGGCATCCCGCAATATGACGGCAAGGTGTGGGAGTTGCATCCGCTGGCGGTTCAGCCGCATGTGCAGGGACGGGGAATCGGGCGCGCACTGGTTGTGGATTTCGAAGAGCAGGTGCGCCAGCGCGGCGGGCTGACGGTCATGCTCGGCACGGACGACGAGGATGGCATGACGTCGCTCTCGAATGTTGACCTGTATGACGACCTGTGGGGCAAGGTCAGGGATATCCGCAATCTCAAGGGACATCCGTACGAGTTCTATCAAAAGATGGGATATGCCATCACGGGCGTGGTGCCGGACGCGAACGGCATCGGCAAGCCTGATATTTTGATGTCGAAGCGGGTGGGGGAATAA
- a CDS encoding MoaD/ThiS family protein: MKVNFFATLRDIAGGKTIEFDVDHGVTAQELLDAIIEKFPLMKKELLNESGEMYGHVHFFINGRDVQFTDDKFETRITQEDTVNVFPAVGGG; this comes from the coding sequence ATGAAAGTCAACTTTTTTGCGACCTTGCGCGATATTGCCGGCGGAAAAACCATTGAGTTCGACGTGGACCATGGCGTCACCGCTCAGGAATTGCTGGATGCCATCATTGAAAAATTTCCGCTCATGAAAAAGGAATTGCTCAATGAGAGCGGCGAGATGTACGGTCACGTCCACTTCTTTATTAACGGGCGCGATGTGCAATTCACCGACGACAAGTTCGAGACACGGATCACACAGGAGGACACGGTCAATGTCTTCCCTGCGGTGGGTGGAGGGTAG
- a CDS encoding transposase, producing the protein MATTWARTGKRPVFRRVTKDRRALSTAVALTLTGKIYKKCFEGSIKSDNLIEALEHLRRQVPGKIILIWDRARIHLSKLTKAYLCQHPEIMIEELPAYAPQLNPEEYCHGNVKQHLRNARPTSKEEIRSMLDRGFARLRRRPDLLLGFFHAAGLSVRQLQLT; encoded by the coding sequence TTGGCTACGACGTGGGCTCGGACTGGCAAGAGACCCGTTTTTCGACGGGTAACCAAAGATCGTCGAGCGCTATCGACAGCCGTAGCGCTGACACTTACAGGCAAGATCTACAAGAAATGTTTTGAAGGTTCGATAAAAAGCGATAACTTGATTGAGGCACTTGAACACCTCCGTAGGCAGGTACCTGGAAAAATCATCTTGATCTGGGATCGAGCCCGTATTCATCTTAGCAAGCTCACCAAAGCTTATCTCTGCCAGCATCCTGAGATCATGATTGAAGAGTTACCTGCTTACGCTCCACAGCTCAATCCGGAAGAGTATTGTCACGGAAATGTTAAACAACATCTCAGAAATGCTCGTCCAACTTCTAAAGAGGAGATTCGCTCAATGCTTGATCGTGGTTTTGCTCGCTTGCGTCGTCGACCAGACTTACTTCTTGGCTTCTTTCATGCCGCCGGTCTTTCTGTTAGGCAACTTCAGTTAACCTGA
- a CDS encoding proline racemase family protein: protein MKRIPYLDSHTGGEPTRLITALPFDLGTGSVADKCSTLKKNHDDLRRTVLLEPRGSDVLVGAYLVPPADPTCQFGVIFFNNVGYLGMCGHGTIGLIASLAYLGKVQPGVIQVETPVGVVEATLHDMSLRAPQGRSNPPINGEVVSPSARNDIYPNKVSVQNIPAYRHLTHIPVTVEGKTVHGDVAYGGNWFFLVHDHGMDVTMSNLEALTDFSWRVRKGLTANGITGASGAEIDHVELFASTPEADSQSFVLCPGKAYDRSPCGTGTSAKLACLYSDGKLQVGQIWKQQSVVGSIFEGSIQLDGDKIIPTITGEAWVMAEGEILVDERDPFGKGI, encoded by the coding sequence ATGAAACGAATCCCATATTTAGATTCCCACACCGGCGGCGAACCCACGCGACTCATCACCGCGCTTCCTTTTGACCTTGGAACTGGTTCCGTTGCTGACAAATGTTCCACGCTGAAAAAGAATCACGACGACCTGCGCCGCACCGTCCTGCTCGAACCCCGCGGCTCAGATGTTCTTGTCGGTGCATACCTCGTCCCGCCCGCCGACCCGACCTGCCAGTTCGGAGTCATCTTCTTCAACAACGTCGGCTACCTCGGCATGTGCGGACACGGCACGATCGGCTTGATCGCCTCGCTTGCTTATCTTGGCAAAGTGCAACCTGGCGTTATTCAAGTGGAGACTCCTGTTGGGGTTGTGGAAGCAACATTGCATGATATGTCATTGCGAGCCCCGCAGGGGCGAAGCAATCCCCCAATTAATGGGGAGGTTGTTTCGCCTTCGGCTCGCAACGACATATATCCCAATAAAGTCTCCGTCCAAAACATCCCCGCCTACCGCCACCTGACTCACATCCCCGTCACCGTCGAAGGCAAAACCGTCCACGGTGACGTGGCGTATGGCGGCAACTGGTTCTTCCTCGTCCACGACCACGGCATGGACGTGACCATGTCCAACCTCGAAGCGCTGACCGATTTCTCGTGGCGCGTGCGCAAGGGTTTGACTGCGAACGGCATCACCGGCGCGAGCGGCGCAGAGATCGACCATGTGGAATTATTCGCGTCCACGCCCGAAGCGGACAGCCAGAGTTTCGTCCTCTGCCCCGGCAAAGCCTATGACCGCTCCCCCTGCGGAACGGGCACCAGCGCAAAACTCGCTTGTTTATATTCAGATGGAAAATTACAAGTCGGGCAAATCTGGAAACAACAAAGCGTCGTCGGAAGTATCTTCGAAGGCAGCATCCAACTCGACGGAGATAAGATCATTCCCACCATCACCGGTGAAGCGTGGGTCATGGCGGAGGGTGAAATTTTAGTGGATGAACGCGATCCGTTTGGGAAGGGAATTTAG
- a CDS encoding radical SAM protein — translation MIAPSTKQTTAWAEVDENGRLILPPELARQYGLNPGSKVRLDEGGNFVRMHRPVTHLTKVYIEPTVACNLDCITCFRNAWDQPIGRMSEETFEHIFKGLKQMDPIPDVYFGGIGEPLFHLKTIEWIRRIKQELDVKVELITNGTILTEKKSRELIDAGLDVLWVSLDGATPEGFADVRLGAELPAILENLRRLFKLRGPGHFPKPEIGVAFVAMKRNINDLPKIIKMGHTFGARYYSVSNVQPATVEMQEDRLYTRTMRNIAYLPSPVLPKLSLPKMDFNEETQTALIEAFNSGCNVSFAGNNWGGANDVCNFVENGTMSIAWTGEVSPCWPLMHTHMSYLHNKPRLSHKHIIGNVKENSLEEIWLNPDYVSYRERLHNFIFAPCTFCGGCDLSEANVEDCLGNDIAPVCGGCLWAQGIIQCP, via the coding sequence GTGATTGCCCCTTCCACAAAACAGACAACCGCTTGGGCGGAGGTGGACGAAAACGGACGCCTCATTCTTCCGCCCGAACTTGCCCGCCAATATGGGCTGAATCCAGGCTCCAAAGTCCGCCTCGACGAAGGGGGGAACTTTGTCCGTATGCACCGCCCCGTCACCCACCTCACCAAAGTCTACATCGAACCGACCGTCGCTTGCAACCTCGATTGCATCACCTGCTTCCGCAACGCATGGGATCAGCCCATCGGGCGCATGAGCGAAGAGACCTTCGAGCATATCTTCAAGGGCCTGAAACAAATGGACCCGATCCCCGATGTGTACTTCGGCGGGATCGGCGAGCCGCTCTTCCACCTCAAAACCATCGAATGGATCCGCCGCATCAAACAGGAACTCGACGTAAAAGTGGAACTCATCACCAACGGCACGATCCTCACCGAAAAAAAATCCCGCGAATTAATTGACGCTGGACTCGATGTGTTATGGGTCTCTTTAGATGGTGCCACCCCCGAAGGTTTTGCCGATGTGCGCCTCGGCGCGGAACTTCCAGCTATCCTCGAAAACCTGCGCCGCCTTTTCAAACTGCGCGGACCGGGTCACTTCCCCAAACCGGAGATCGGCGTTGCGTTCGTCGCCATGAAACGCAATATCAATGATCTGCCAAAGATCATCAAAATGGGACATACCTTCGGCGCGCGTTATTATTCGGTAAGCAATGTTCAGCCTGCCACGGTAGAAATGCAGGAGGATCGCCTTTACACCCGTACTATGCGGAATATTGCCTACCTTCCCTCGCCGGTTTTGCCAAAACTCAGCCTGCCCAAAATGGACTTCAACGAAGAGACGCAAACCGCTCTTATCGAAGCCTTCAACAGCGGATGCAACGTCAGTTTTGCGGGTAACAACTGGGGCGGCGCGAATGATGTCTGTAACTTCGTCGAGAACGGCACCATGTCCATTGCGTGGACGGGGGAAGTCAGTCCGTGCTGGCCCCTGATGCACACCCACATGAGCTACCTGCATAATAAGCCGCGTCTTTCCCATAAACACATCATCGGCAATGTAAAGGAAAACTCACTCGAGGAAATCTGGCTCAACCCCGATTATGTTTCCTACCGCGAACGCCTCCATAATTTTATTTTCGCGCCCTGCACCTTCTGCGGCGGATGCGACCTTTCCGAAGCCAATGTGGAGGATTGCCTCGGCAATGACATTGCCCCCGTCTGCGGCGGGTGTTTGTGGGCGCAGGGCATAATCCAATGCCCGTAA
- a CDS encoding bi-domain-containing oxidoreductase: MQNIKSGQASIEDVPIPTPREGQALVKISASLVSAGTERMVVEFAEKSLVGKARSRPDLVKQVLDKAKREGLVPTVQAAFNRLDQPMALGYSSAGTIVALGKNMQGFKVGQRVACAGGGYATHAEYNIVPRNLLTPLPKNVDFESASFTTLGAIALHGFRLAEPQLGENVAVIGLGLLGLLTIQLASAAGCSVLGIDIDPKRVKLASALNVQAVARKQAESAAAAFTANHGFDSIIICADTSSNDPIELAGTIARDRAKVVATGAVGLNFPRKIYYEKEISFINSRSYGPGRYDANYEENGDDYPIGYVRWTEGRNFQAVVDLMASGMLKVAPLISHRFPIEKGVKAYEVITGKKKEAFLGVLLAYPEGKMKEERKVIFPSTVRRPSSTVKLGVLGAGLFANSTLLPVIKKDKDFELIGIASSGGLHAQHSGKKFGFQYATSSEDEIINDKHMNTVAILTRHDSHADLVVKALKAGKHVFVEKPLAINSVQLLAVRKQLKANSQSLLLTGFNRRFSPLIRNLKSSIVDRNEPLHAHYRVNAGCLPAEHWTQDPAIGGGRIIGEACHFIDLITFLVGAPPVSVSAHALPDNGKYSEDNVSMTFTFPDGSLGVVDYLANGDKSVPKERLEVFCEGMVAVLDDYVSLVTVKDGKRKEERGTQDKGWRAEMAAFAEAIKSGGEAPIPYEQLIGVTNSTFAAVESIRSRNPVQIK, from the coding sequence TTGCAAAATATCAAATCCGGGCAGGCTTCCATCGAAGACGTTCCCATCCCCACCCCGCGTGAGGGACAGGCTCTTGTCAAAATTTCAGCCAGCCTCGTCTCGGCGGGCACGGAACGCATGGTGGTGGAGTTCGCAGAAAAGAGTCTTGTCGGCAAGGCGCGCTCACGCCCCGATCTCGTCAAACAAGTCCTTGATAAAGCCAAACGCGAAGGTCTCGTTCCCACCGTGCAAGCCGCCTTCAACCGTCTCGACCAGCCGATGGCGCTCGGCTATTCAAGCGCGGGAACCATCGTTGCGCTCGGAAAGAACATGCAGGGTTTCAAAGTCGGTCAACGCGTGGCGTGTGCGGGCGGGGGATATGCCACGCACGCCGAATACAACATTGTGCCGCGCAATCTTTTAACGCCGCTTCCTAAAAATGTTGATTTTGAATCTGCATCCTTCACCACACTCGGCGCGATTGCCCTGCATGGATTCCGTCTCGCCGAACCGCAACTTGGCGAGAACGTCGCTGTCATCGGCCTGGGTCTTTTGGGATTATTGACGATTCAGCTGGCGTCTGCGGCGGGATGCAGTGTCCTCGGCATTGACATTGACCCGAAGCGTGTCAAACTCGCTTCTGCTCTTAACGTGCAGGCTGTTGCTCGTAAACAGGCAGAATCTGCCGCTGCGGCATTCACCGCCAACCACGGCTTTGACAGCATCATCATCTGCGCGGACACATCCTCCAATGACCCCATTGAACTGGCCGGAACCATCGCCCGTGACCGCGCCAAAGTGGTCGCCACTGGCGCGGTGGGATTGAACTTCCCACGCAAAATCTATTACGAAAAAGAGATTTCCTTCATCAATTCCCGTTCGTATGGACCGGGCCGCTACGACGCGAATTACGAAGAGAACGGGGATGACTATCCCATCGGCTATGTGCGCTGGACGGAGGGAAGGAATTTTCAGGCAGTGGTTGACTTGATGGCAAGCGGCATGTTGAAGGTTGCTCCGCTGATCAGCCATCGTTTTCCGATTGAAAAAGGTGTAAAAGCCTACGAAGTCATCACCGGAAAGAAGAAGGAAGCATTTCTTGGTGTCCTTCTCGCGTATCCCGAAGGAAAGATGAAAGAAGAAAGAAAAGTAATTTTTCCTTCCACCGTCCGCCGTCCCTCGTCCACGGTCAAACTGGGTGTCCTTGGTGCTGGGCTTTTCGCCAACTCCACTCTTCTCCCTGTCATCAAAAAGGACAAGGATTTTGAACTCATTGGCATCGCCTCCTCGGGCGGACTTCACGCGCAGCATTCGGGGAAGAAATTTGGCTTCCAATACGCCACTTCGTCCGAAGATGAGATCATCAACGATAAACATATGAACACCGTCGCCATTCTCACACGCCACGACTCCCACGCGGACTTGGTGGTCAAGGCGTTGAAGGCCGGGAAACATGTCTTTGTCGAAAAACCGCTGGCGATCAATAGCGTTCAGCTTTTAGCGGTTCGCAAACAGCTAAAAGCGAACAGCCAATCGCTGTTGCTCACTGGTTTCAACCGCAGATTTTCTCCCCTGATCCGAAATCTAAAATCGTCAATCGTAGATCGAAATGAACCGCTCCATGCCCACTACCGCGTCAACGCAGGCTGCCTCCCCGCGGAGCATTGGACACAAGACCCAGCCATCGGCGGCGGACGCATCATCGGCGAAGCGTGTCATTTCATTGACCTGATCACCTTCCTGGTCGGCGCGCCGCCTGTCAGCGTGAGTGCGCATGCGTTGCCAGATAACGGCAAATACAGCGAAGACAACGTCTCGATGACGTTCACCTTCCCTGACGGTTCGCTCGGCGTGGTGGATTATCTCGCCAATGGCGACAAGTCCGTGCCGAAGGAACGTCTCGAAGTTTTCTGCGAGGGCATGGTCGCCGTGTTGGATGATTATGTTTCATTGGTGACTGTGAAGGATGGAAAGAGGAAAGAAGAAAGAGGTACGCAGGACAAAGGCTGGAGGGCGGAGATGGCTGCGTTTGCTGAAGCAATCAAGAGCGGGGGCGAGGCGCCGATTCCCTATGAGCAGTTGATCGGCGTGACCAACTCCACGTTTGCGGCGGTCGAGTCGATTCGGAGTCGCAATCCAGTGCAGATCAAGTAA
- a CDS encoding aldehyde ferredoxin oxidoreductase family protein: protein MKLGGYANKIAWVDLSAGKVEYKPIAEDDARKYIGGRGLGVKYVFDNGPQVDPLSPDNILCFMNGPLTGSEANMSGRMAVVTKSPLTGTVTDSHHGGWSAARLRWSGFDGLVFKGKAKKPVYAYIHDDKLELLDASEVWGKGVHDTIKHFKEKYGEKDLTVIAIGPAGENLVKFACWINEDDRASGRGGTGCVGGSKNLKAVVVKAPKKIVKAKDRDKWKEAHKTALAMIMDERVVTSPRKGGLSVYGTNVLMNMTNVIGGLPSMNSKFAAYEHAEKISGEYVNDNILVDNPTCHACPVACKKEVEIKDGPYAGLRMESVEYEPSWSVGANCGNDDIRVVAKMIDTCNDMGMDAIEIGHPLSIWMEASEKGYTNGDGKLAWGDGAKMVEIAGKIAKREGIGNIMADGADPTAKYFGHPELAMTCKGQGIPAYDPRGIKGMGLGYATSNRGACHLRGYTPAAEVVGNVLGPSTVTDPLEWKGKGELVIIFQNVHTLTDCLDLCKFATFAESMDAFAAQYEAMTGLPATAADMLKVGERVYNLERHINNLNGFGEGSDSLPERFLKEPSQHGGSKGHVCELDDMLVEYYDKRGWVNGVVPEAKLKELEII from the coding sequence ATGAAACTGGGTGGCTACGCCAACAAGATCGCATGGGTCGATCTGTCCGCCGGCAAAGTGGAATACAAACCCATCGCCGAAGATGACGCCCGCAAATATATCGGCGGACGCGGCTTGGGCGTCAAGTACGTCTTTGATAACGGACCGCAGGTCGATCCGCTTTCTCCCGACAACATCCTGTGCTTCATGAACGGACCCTTGACCGGTTCGGAAGCCAACATGAGCGGACGCATGGCGGTCGTAACCAAATCGCCCCTGACTGGAACCGTAACTGATTCCCACCATGGGGGCTGGTCTGCCGCCCGGTTACGCTGGTCCGGCTTCGATGGCCTGGTCTTCAAAGGCAAAGCGAAAAAACCCGTCTACGCCTACATCCACGACGATAAACTGGAATTGCTCGATGCATCAGAAGTTTGGGGGAAGGGCGTTCACGACACAATCAAACACTTCAAGGAAAAATACGGCGAAAAAGACCTGACCGTCATCGCCATCGGACCGGCTGGCGAGAACCTCGTCAAATTCGCATGCTGGATCAACGAGGACGACCGCGCTTCCGGACGCGGCGGCACCGGCTGTGTCGGCGGAAGCAAGAACCTGAAAGCCGTGGTTGTCAAGGCGCCGAAGAAGATCGTCAAAGCCAAGGACCGCGATAAGTGGAAAGAGGCGCACAAGACCGCCCTCGCCATGATCATGGACGAGCGCGTCGTCACCTCTCCGCGCAAAGGCGGACTCTCCGTCTACGGCACGAACGTGCTGATGAACATGACCAACGTCATCGGCGGTCTGCCCTCCATGAACAGCAAGTTCGCCGCCTATGAACATGCCGAAAAGATCAGCGGCGAATACGTCAACGACAATATCCTCGTGGATAACCCCACCTGTCATGCCTGCCCGGTCGCCTGCAAGAAGGAAGTCGAGATCAAAGACGGACCCTACGCGGGTCTGCGCATGGAATCAGTGGAATACGAACCATCCTGGTCTGTCGGCGCGAACTGCGGCAACGACGACATCCGCGTTGTGGCGAAGATGATCGACACCTGCAACGACATGGGTATGGACGCCATCGAGATTGGTCACCCCCTTTCCATCTGGATGGAAGCCAGCGAAAAAGGCTATACCAATGGCGATGGCAAACTAGCATGGGGCGATGGCGCAAAGATGGTTGAGATCGCCGGCAAGATTGCCAAACGCGAAGGCATCGGCAATATCATGGCTGACGGCGCAGACCCAACCGCCAAATATTTTGGTCACCCCGAACTCGCCATGACCTGCAAAGGTCAGGGCATACCCGCGTACGATCCGCGCGGCATCAAGGGTATGGGTCTCGGCTACGCCACCTCCAACCGCGGCGCCTGCCATCTGCGCGGCTATACCCCCGCCGCTGAAGTCGTCGGCAACGTACTCGGTCCCTCTACCGTCACCGACCCGCTCGAGTGGAAGGGCAAGGGCGAGCTCGTCATCATCTTCCAGAACGTCCACACCCTCACCGACTGCCTGGATCTCTGCAAATTCGCCACCTTTGCCGAATCCATGGATGCCTTCGCCGCGCAATACGAAGCCATGACCGGCCTTCCCGCCACCGCCGCTGACATGCTCAAAGTCGGCGAACGCGTGTACAACCTCGAACGCCACATCAACAACCTCAACGGCTTCGGCGAAGGCTCGGATTCCCTGCCCGAACGCTTCCTCAAGGAACCATCACAGCATGGCGGAAGCAAGGGACACGTCTGCGAACTCGACGACATGCTCGTGGAGTACTACGACAAGCGCGGATGGGTCAACGGCGTTGTGCCTGAAGCCAAACTGAAGGAACTGGAGATCATCTAA
- a CDS encoding FAD-dependent oxidoreductase, protein MNSKHDVLIIGGGPIGLISAYYLLKAGRKVTILDSNEIGKGSGAGNAGHIVPSHIIPLAAPGVVTSALKWMLDPNSSPFGLKIRFDLKYISWLIQFAAACNEANVSRALEPMKNLGFLSADNFAKMIEEENFDCHYQTTGFLNVYKNQKAFDAGRHEAEFMQKHGIPVSVYEKNQIAEVEPAVRDDVLGGVHFTGDAHLNPAVFLQLLGERIRAMGAEVHENMPVTGFASAQGKVRVVKTRAGEFEAQQVILAAGAWSPIVARDLRLDIPVQPARGYSLTASAIQNMPRQALILGDRRVAVSPFGNLIRVTGRLEVGEYSTTPEPRWIQRLEGFAREYIRLDEKLDIKETWAGLRPVTPDGMPIIGCSPHHSNLTVATGHAMLGLSLGPGTGQVVAELVNGQETAFDLSPFGMERF, encoded by the coding sequence ATGAATTCAAAACATGATGTATTGATCATCGGCGGCGGACCAATTGGATTAATCTCCGCCTACTACCTGCTCAAAGCGGGGCGCAAAGTGACCATCCTTGACTCAAATGAAATCGGCAAGGGCAGCGGCGCGGGCAATGCGGGGCATATCGTGCCGAGTCACATCATTCCGCTGGCGGCGCCGGGCGTGGTAACTTCTGCCCTCAAGTGGATGCTCGACCCGAACAGCAGTCCCTTTGGCTTGAAAATCCGCTTCGACCTGAAATATATTTCATGGCTGATCCAATTCGCGGCGGCATGCAATGAAGCCAACGTGAGCCGCGCGCTGGAGCCGATGAAGAATCTCGGTTTTCTCAGCGCGGATAATTTTGCAAAGATGATCGAAGAGGAGAATTTCGATTGTCATTACCAAACCACAGGCTTTTTGAATGTATACAAAAATCAAAAAGCCTTCGACGCAGGCAGGCACGAAGCGGAGTTCATGCAGAAGCACGGCATCCCCGTCAGCGTGTATGAAAAGAATCAAATTGCAGAGGTCGAGCCTGCTGTTCGCGATGACGTTCTCGGCGGGGTGCATTTCACAGGGGACGCGCACCTCAACCCTGCGGTCTTTTTGCAACTGCTCGGCGAGCGCATCCGCGCGATGGGGGCGGAGGTACACGAGAATATGCCGGTCACGGGCTTTGCATCAGCGCAGGGAAAGGTTCGGGTTGTAAAAACACGCGCGGGTGAGTTTGAAGCGCAGCAGGTCATCCTGGCGGCGGGTGCGTGGTCTCCCATCGTGGCGCGTGACCTGCGGCTGGACATCCCCGTCCAGCCTGCGCGCGGTTACAGCCTCACTGCGTCTGCCATTCAGAACATGCCGCGTCAGGCGTTGATTTTGGGAGATCGCCGCGTGGCGGTTTCGCCGTTCGGGAATCTAATTCGAGTCACGGGGCGGCTCGAGGTGGGTGAGTACAGCACCACGCCGGAGCCGCGCTGGATTCAACGCCTCGAAGGCTTTGCGCGCGAATATATTCGGTTGGATGAAAAACTGGACATCAAAGAGACGTGGGCGGGCTTGCGCCCCGTGACGCCCGACGGCATGCCCATCATCGGATGCTCGCCGCATCATTCCAACCTGACGGTTGCCACGGGGCATGCGATGCTTGGTCTTTCGCTGGGACCGGGGACGGGACAGGTGGTGGCGGAGTTGGTCAATGGTCAAGAGACGGCGTTTGATTTGAGCCCGTTTGGGATGGAGCGGTTTTAA